The following proteins come from a genomic window of Galactobacillus timonensis:
- a CDS encoding DeoR/GlpR family DNA-binding transcription regulator has translation MKYERISSVEQYIEEHGSASLEDLSSHFNVSVQTMRRDIASLCAQGVIEKVYGGVVWKGSPVQFTVPAAIKRDQECAEEKRAIAALAAEQVEDGQVIFLDSGTTVCRMVPFLSTRKNLTVVTHSLLVLDQLRAVPMIRTIVLGGELDHSANCMIPDTVNYQFDQAFVATVGIDVEGCTNTNLSEARIKSYVLGHSQRGWILADHRKYVSRGCRRFACWKDISGIITDGAGADWLDRLSKEQNLKILRADMRKSI, from the coding sequence ATGAAGTACGAACGGATCAGTTCTGTTGAACAGTATATTGAGGAACACGGCAGTGCGTCGCTCGAAGATCTGAGCAGCCATTTTAACGTCAGCGTGCAGACGATGCGCCGTGACATCGCATCCTTGTGTGCGCAGGGCGTGATAGAAAAGGTGTATGGCGGCGTTGTATGGAAGGGATCGCCTGTCCAGTTTACGGTTCCTGCCGCGATTAAGCGGGATCAGGAGTGCGCGGAGGAAAAAAGGGCCATTGCCGCCCTGGCTGCCGAACAGGTCGAGGACGGTCAGGTCATTTTTCTCGATTCGGGAACGACCGTCTGCCGCATGGTTCCGTTTTTGAGCACACGGAAAAATCTCACGGTCGTAACCCATTCATTGCTGGTGCTTGATCAGCTGCGGGCAGTGCCGATGATCCGTACGATTGTGCTGGGCGGTGAGCTGGATCACAGTGCCAACTGCATGATCCCGGATACGGTGAACTACCAGTTTGATCAGGCCTTTGTGGCAACCGTCGGCATCGATGTGGAGGGCTGCACCAATACCAATCTTTCGGAGGCCAGAATCAAAAGCTATGTTCTTGGCCACAGTCAGCGGGGCTGGATTCTGGCGGATCATCGCAAGTATGTTTCCCGCGGCTGCCGCCGCTTTGCCTGCTGGAAGGATATTTCAGGCATCATTACGGACGGAGCGGGCGCCGATTGGCTGGATCGGCTTTCAAAAGAGCAGAATCTGAAGATCCTGCGTGCGGATATGAGGAAATCCATATGA